The Bacteroidia bacterium genome includes the window GGCAAATAGTGTTAATCGAACCATTGTGGAACTGCGACTTTAAAAATAAGAGGCCTTCGAGATCTTCGCGATTACCTTTGTGTTAATCGAACCATTGTGGAACTGCGACGCTACGAGCTGTAAGGTTTTAACCTTGCAGTTTTTTGTTTTACACAACTCTATTTTGCTTTGCATATAAAAGATAATTCCGCAGACTTGGATGCTATCTTTTGGGCGTTCGGTTGTGGGGGCTCCGCCCATAACCGAACGCCCGAATAAACTATGCCCCTGCATTAAGCTAACCTCTATCCTATCCCCTCATGCTTCACACGTCAAACTTAAAAAGTTCATTTTCTGTATCTTATGCAAAGTTTTATCCTGTAAGGGATTGTATTTCAATCTTAAACAAGGTAAAGACATCATTGCACAGGTCATCTGCGTGAGGGGCATGAAGCATGCCCGTCAGGGCAGTGCGAAGCGCAGCGAAGCACCGAAGCGAAGCGCAGTGCGGAATGCCCCGACCCTTGCGTTAGCAAGGGGCACGCCCAAAAAAATAAAATTATTTCACAGTCAATCTGAATTGAAAAATTGATTTACAGGTTCTACTACCGTTTTAGAGAGCTGTTAAAAAAGCTTTAAAACTTTTTTCAAGCTCAATTCGGCAATGTTCTTAATACCTCCTGCACATCAATAAGGTAAGCGCAATTAAAATGACCTAATGGACAAGCCTTGCGACCATGCAAACCACAAGGTCTACAAGGCAAATCCTTAACCTCTATAACATGATGCACTTCCGACAAAGGTGCAAAACCAAATTCAGGAATAGTACTACAAAAAATAGCCGTAGTAGGCGCATTTACGCCACTGGCAAAATGCAACGGTGCAGAATCATTGACATAAACCATAGTGGCGTATTTCATCAATGCAGCGCTTTGTAAAAAACTTAGCTTACCTGCTAAATTGACCACTTTATCATGCCTACAACTTTCTTTTATTGACTGAACATACTCATAATCCTCTTTTGAACCTAAAAGAAAAATAGTATACTGCGAAGGAACAAGGTTAAAAAATCCTATCCATTTGTCTTTGTGCCACTGCTTAGTGTACCACACAGAAGTAGGCGCTGCACAAATGTACTTATCAACATGATATTCCCTTAAAATTTGTATTGCCGTCTGAATATGCTTCGGACTTAACGAAAGCACAGGTTTGCGAGAAAGCTTACTGCAAAAAGATTGTATCAAGCTTAAATTCCTGTCCACTTCATGGAAAAAGTAACTATCCCCTTTTTTGCCAATTTTGTGTGGAACTTTAACAGTAAAAAAAGCAGAAAGTGGATTTTTATCAAAACCAATAGTTTGCTTTGATTGGCTTAGTACCGTAATAATTCCTGTACTTGCAAACCTGTGCAAGTTGATAATTTTGTCATAGCGTTCTTTTCTAAAAAGTCGGATAAGGCGTATTAAATTTTTGAGTTTTCCTTCTTTTTTATCCCATATCCACACTTTATTGACATCCTCTCGATTTTGGACAAGCTCCTCGTTCCCTTTACGAACTAAAACATGTATTTCTAAATTAGGATAGTTCAGTCTTAAACTTTGCACAACGGGCAGCATCAAAACCACATCACCAATAAAAGCGGTTTGGATAACTAAAACTTTGTTCATTCAAAAACATTATTGCTTCCGAACACGTCAAATTTTTCCTACGATGAGGACTTGCCCAGGTTGAAGTCTATTGCCGTTAAGGTTATTCCACTGTTTAAGGTCATTGACAGTTACTCCATGCTTATGAGCAATGAGCCATAAAGAATCTCCATTTTGCACAGTGTAGTAGATAACTTTTTGAGATTGTGAATAGAGGTTATGTCTTGAATATGAATTGACTTTTGCAGTTTTAGTTTGAGCTAGTTTAGTTTTGTCTATAATTTCGCCACTTTCGTCAGGTTTGTAGATGTATAATTTTTTACCTGCCCATATTTTATCTCCTGAAATGTTGTTCCATGCACAGAGATCTTGCTTGCTGACCTCATATTTTTGAGCAATTTCACTTACAGTTTCACCAGGTTGAACAATATGCGTGATTTGTTTATTTTTAGGTTCTTTGTAGATACTTCCATCGTTTATTTTTTGTTGAAGTTGTTGCTGTGGCGAAATAGTTGCTACTGCACCTGCTCCAAGATAAGCTGCCCTGTTTTCATTGACTTTCTTATTGATACCATAAGGTACGCGTAGCACATAAGGTTCAGCCGATTTAACCACTACGCCGCGTTTGAGTTCAGGATTCATTGCTTTTAGCTCATCAGGATCTATGCCCACGTTTTTGGCAAATTGAGTAAGGTCAAGGTAAGAAGTAATGTGTAAAGTATCTCCAAAATAAGTAAAGTCGGTTAGTTTAGGATATAGATTATGCTCTGCGTAATAGTGCATAATGTACACTGCGGCAATAAAGCCTGGTACGTAGTTGCGGGTTTCCCCAGGAAGATACTGACGAATTATCCAATAATTCAGAGAACCATTTGCCATTTGAATGGCACGGTTGACAGTACCTGGTCCGCAGTTGTAGGCTGCTAGGACTAAGTGCCAATCGCCGTATATTTCGTACAGAGTTTTGAGCAGCACACAAGCTGCTTCTGTTTCCTTAAAAGGATCTCTGCGTTCATCTATGTAGGAGTTAATTTTCAAGCCATGCATTTTACCCGTGCTATGAATAAACTGCCATAATCCCACTGCACCTGCTCTTGAAGTAGCCGCAGGATTGAAAGCACTTTCAATAATTGGTAGATATTTCAGTTCTATGGGCAAGCCGTGCCTGTCTAACGCTTCCTCAAAAATAGGAAAATAAACAGACTGCAGTCCTAACAATCTACCAACTTGCTCTCGCCTTTTGGCGTACATCCGAATAAATTTTCCTACATCTTCATGATACACTAATGGAATAACCGAAGGAATTAAACTCAATCGCCGCTCATATTCTTCGTCTGTGTAGTCTGGAATAAGTTCAGGAGCAAAATTGTACTTGTTAATACGGGCAGTATCTACTGGATAAGTTCGGGCATTTTTATAAACCATGTAAGTTAAGCTATCCAAACGTTGAATAATTTCACTGTTGATAGGATCTTTTTGAGTAGAGGTAGCACCTGAAAGGCTTTTGTTGGGCTGCGAATAAATCCGCGCATATACCGCTAGGCTTAAAAAGAACAAGACTGCCTTTTTCATATAGATACCAATTACATAGTTTAAATTCCTTCGTGCTGCAAAAATAACATTTGCCCCTAAAAGTGCAAATAAGTAACAGAAATACGAACCACAATAGCCACTTTTTAACCTGGTAGTTTTTAGTTTTATTTTTGAGTGTGTCCCTTGCTGTGTAAAGTTCGGGACATTCCGCACGTAGCTGCAGTACGCCTACCTTGTGGGCAAAACTCCACAAGAACGCTCCAAAAAAATTAAAACCTAAACTCTGCGTAAGTTATTTTCAACAATAAACTCAACACCACGCAAAATTTGATAACCACTTCATCCACTAAAATACCTACTTCAAAAGCACAACATTAACCTATTTGTCAAACAGCTCTAGCAAATGCGCTGGATTGTTCATTTTGCTTCGTTCTTGCATAGATTTTAGCCGATATTCGGCAGGAATTTTACCATTATTAAGCAAACGTTCTTGTATCATCTTATAGTACTGCGGATGAATTTCGCACGAAATAAAATTTCGTCCAAGTTCTTTGCAAAGCACAATTTCAGAACCACTACCACCAAATAAGATAAATACATCATCGTTCTTTTGAGTGCAAGATTTGATAAGTAACTCCACTAAGCCCAATGGAATTTGACAAGAATGAAAAGTTTTGTCCTTACTCACATTTTTTACTAAGTCAAAGTAAAGCCAAGAGTAAGGCATGCGCCCTGTATGCCCTTGGGCTATTCTTTGCTTTATGCGTTTGTCCGTAGGATTTTGATAAGGAACGGCAACATTCTCTTTGTAGAAATGATTTTGTTTGCTTTTAGTGGCATGTAAAATACTTCTATGGGCAGTAGTAAATCGGCGTGGACTATGACCTATATTTGTATTATATACCCAAACATAGTCCTGTACATCGTACGCATTTTGATCTAAATACTTCACTCTTAAATATGCATTTTGCTTGGGGTAGTTTATCATAAACAGATTGCCAGTCGGTTTAAGTACGCGCATACTTTCTTTGGCTAGTTCTATATACCAATCTATGTAGTCATTCCATTTTTGGGTGTATTTTTTTCCTGCGTAATTGATACCTACGTTGTAGTCAGGGTCGCCGTAAATCATGTCTATACAGTTGTCAGGCAATTGCTTCAAAACTACAAGCACATCTTCATTAAAAACTTTGTTTCTAAAATTTTCAAGCATGGCTTTGACAAAGATACTAAATTTTTAAGATATAGCAGGCAGATTTTACAAGTTTGATAGTTGTAATATCCAAAGGATTTTCAAAGTTGTATGCCAAAAAAAGGATTTCCAAAGCCAATTCGCTTGCACACTTCTTTAACTAAGTCATTGTGAAATACATAAGTATTACGGTTTTTACAAATCTTAAAAATTTCTGTAATTATCTGTTCTTTTTTGTTCATTGTGTAGTTAGCAAAGATAAGTATTTATTTTATTATTTTTTGGGCGTGCCCTTGTAGGCATTCGCTGCGCTCATGCCTACAAGGTCGGCGTGCTGCGGGCTACGCTTTCGCTTCGGTGCTTCGCTTCGCTGCGCACCGTGCTGACGCACGCCCTCCGCATGCCTCACGCAGAAGATTATTATCACCAAGTAGAATCTTTACCTACTAATGTAAAAAATACGCTTCTATTTTCGGAAAAATAAAGTTCAATATTACTACTGTTATCCACTAAACTGTACAAAGTAATTTTTTTCAACCTCACTTGTATTTTACCTGATGCATGTTTCATTTTAAGATAAGAATATATTGCAATGGGTTCGCTCAAAACAGAAGCCGATAAGGTAAAGGGAATTTCCGTAATGCCCACGCTGTTCCAACCTGTTCGCACATTACAAAATATCTCAATCTCCATTATTCCTTTGGGATGCGTTACTCCATATTGTGCGGTCAAAGAGTGTAGTCTTATTTTCGCCTTTACAGAGTGTAGGTCTTGCCATGTCAAACTACTTTCGTTTTTAATAGT containing:
- a CDS encoding glycosyltransferase family 9 protein — its product is MNKVLVIQTAFIGDVVLMLPVVQSLRLNYPNLEIHVLVRKGNEELVQNREDVNKVWIWDKKEGKLKNLIRLIRLFRKERYDKIINLHRFASTGIITVLSQSKQTIGFDKNPLSAFFTVKVPHKIGKKGDSYFFHEVDRNLSLIQSFCSKLSRKPVLSLSPKHIQTAIQILREYHVDKYICAAPTSVWYTKQWHKDKWIGFFNLVPSQYTIFLLGSKEDYEYVQSIKESCRHDKVVNLAGKLSFLQSAALMKYATMVYVNDSAPLHFASGVNAPTTAIFCSTIPEFGFAPLSEVHHVIEVKDLPCRPCGLHGRKACPLGHFNCAYLIDVQEVLRTLPN
- a CDS encoding LysM peptidoglycan-binding domain-containing protein, with the protein product MKKAVLFFLSLAVYARIYSQPNKSLSGATSTQKDPINSEIIQRLDSLTYMVYKNARTYPVDTARINKYNFAPELIPDYTDEEYERRLSLIPSVIPLVYHEDVGKFIRMYAKRREQVGRLLGLQSVYFPIFEEALDRHGLPIELKYLPIIESAFNPAATSRAGAVGLWQFIHSTGKMHGLKINSYIDERRDPFKETEAACVLLKTLYEIYGDWHLVLAAYNCGPGTVNRAIQMANGSLNYWIIRQYLPGETRNYVPGFIAAVYIMHYYAEHNLYPKLTDFTYFGDTLHITSYLDLTQFAKNVGIDPDELKAMNPELKRGVVVKSAEPYVLRVPYGINKKVNENRAAYLGAGAVATISPQQQLQQKINDGSIYKEPKNKQITHIVQPGETVSEIAQKYEVSKQDLCAWNNISGDKIWAGKKLYIYKPDESGEIIDKTKLAQTKTAKVNSYSRHNLYSQSQKVIYYTVQNGDSLWLIAHKHGVTVNDLKQWNNLNGNRLQPGQVLIVGKI
- a CDS encoding site-specific DNA-methyltransferase, whose protein sequence is MLENFRNKVFNEDVLVVLKQLPDNCIDMIYGDPDYNVGINYAGKKYTQKWNDYIDWYIELAKESMRVLKPTGNLFMINYPKQNAYLRVKYLDQNAYDVQDYVWVYNTNIGHSPRRFTTAHRSILHATKSKQNHFYKENVAVPYQNPTDKRIKQRIAQGHTGRMPYSWLYFDLVKNVSKDKTFHSCQIPLGLVELLIKSCTQKNDDVFILFGGSGSEIVLCKELGRNFISCEIHPQYYKMIQERLLNNGKIPAEYRLKSMQERSKMNNPAHLLELFDK